The following DNA comes from Nocardioides panzhihuensis.
ACCGCCGAGATGGTGAAGATCCCGGTCGAGGACCTGCAGAAGTCGCTCGATGACACCGAGAAGCAGGTCAAGGGGCGTCAGTGACGCACCAGGGAACCGGCGCGGTGCCGCTGGTGCGGCTCCGCGACGTCACCAAGACCTACCCCGCGGCGAAGGGCCGCAACGAGGTACACGCCGTGGTCGACGTCGACCTGGACATCGCCGCCGGCGATGTCCAGGCGATCGTCGGCTACTCGGGAGCCGGCAAGTCCACCCTGGTCCGGCTGCTCAACGGACTCGAGCCGGCCACCGCGGGCTCCATCCAGGTGGGCGGCACCGAGCTGGTCGGTCTGCGTGAGCGGCAGCTGCGGCCGATCCGGTTGGGCATCGGGATGATCTTCCAGCAGTTCAACCTCTTCGAGTCGCGTACGGTCTGGGGAAACCTGGCCTACCCGCTGCAGATCGCCGGCGTCGCCAAGGCCGAGCAGCAGCGCCGGATCTCCGAGCTGCTCCACTTCGTCGGGCTCCCCGACAAGGCCCACACCTACCCGCGCAACCTCTCGGGCGGACAGAAGCAGCGCGTCGGCATCGCCCGCGCGCTCACCACCAACCCCTCGCTCCTGCTGGCCGACGAGGCCACCAGCGCGCTCGACCCGGAGACCACCCACGAGGTGCTCCGGCTCCTGAAGCGGGTCAACGAGGAGTTCGGCACCACCATCGTGGCCATCACCCACGAGATGGAGGTCGTGCGTGAGCTCGCCGACCACGTCGCGGTCATGGAGAGCGGCCGGATCGTCGAGTCCGGGCCGGTCTACGACGTCTTCTCGGCTCCGCAGCAGCCGGTGACCCGGCGCTTCGTCGGCACCGTCGTCGACGACGAGCCATCCACCGACGCGCTGGCCGCGCTGCGCTCTCGCCATCCCGGCCGGTTCGTGAAGGTCGAGCTGCGCGAGGGTGGCCCTCGCCAGACCGACATCTTCGCGGTGCTCCACGAGCGCGGGATCGCCTTCGAGCTCGTCTTCGGCGGCATCGAGGAGATCCAGGGCGCCACCTTCGGCAACCTCACCCTCTCCCTCGACGGCCCCGCCACCTCTGTCGACGAGGCCGTACGTGAGCTGGCTGCCCTCGTCCCCGCCAAGGAGCTGTGATGCTGACCGCTCTCCCCACCGACACCCGCCTCGGCGAGCTGTGGCCCGACATCTGGCAGGCCACCGGCGAGACCCTGCTCATGGTCGCGCTGACGATGCTGATCGGCGGCAGCCTGGGCCTCATCCTCGGGCTGGGGCTCTACCTGACCCGCAAGGGCGGGCTCTACGAGAACGTGATCGTCTCGTTCGTCCTCAACGTGCTGGTCAACTTCTTCCGGCCCATCCCGTTCATCATCTTCATCGCCGCCGTCCAGCCGGCCGCACGACTGATCGTCGGCACCGGCATCGGCACGCCCGCGGTCGTCTTCTCCCTGGTCCTGGCTGCCATGTTCGGCATCGCCCGGATCGTCGAGCAGAATCTCGTCTCCGTCCCGCCCGGCGTCATCGAGGCCGCTCGCGCGATGGGCGCCACGCGTGCCCGGATCGCCGCGACGGTGGTCGTGCCCGAGGCGATGGCGCCGGTGATCCTCGGCTACACCTTCGCCTTCGTCGCGGTCGTCGACATGTCCGCGGTCGCCGGTCTCATCGCCGGCGGTGGCCTGGGCAGCTTCGCCCAGACCTTCGGCTACCGCCAGTACGACCCGGCCGTGACCTGGGTCTGTGTGCTCATCCTGGTCGGGCTGGTGCAGGTCATCCAGCTCCTCGGCAACACGCTCTCGGCCCGGATCCTGCGGCGCTGAGGCCGGGCTGAGGCTCGGGCTCGCTCCTCAGGCGCGAGCCAGGATCTCGCCGTGGAGGACGGAGAACCAGCCGTCCTCGGCAGCCGCCCACGACCGCCACCCGTCCGCAATCCGGGCGAGGTCGGCGGTTGTGGCGTCTCCGGAGTCGACAAGCTGGCGGGCGACCGCCGAGTCGGTGAACCGGTCCGCCCACATGCCGCCCCACCAGGCCCGGTCCTCGGGGTCGGCGAAGCACCAGGTGCTCGAGGTCGCGGTGATGTCGGCGAATCCGGCCGCACGCGCCCAGGAGACCAGCCGCCGCCCGGCGTCGGGCTCGCCGCCGTTGGCTCTCGCAGCGTCGCGGTAGAGCCGCAGCCACTCGGTCAGCTCGGTCGACTCCGGCCACCAGACGAATCCCGCGTAGTCGCTGTCGCGCACGGCCACGATCCCGCCCGGCCTCGTCACCCGCCTCATCTCCCGCAGCGCCTGCACCGGGTCTGCCACGTGCTGCAGCACCTGATGGGCGTGGACGACGTCGTAGGCATCGTTCTCGATGCTCAACGCGTGCACGTCCTCGACCCGGAAGTCGACGTTCGTCGCTCCCCCGCTCTCGGCGGCCTGCCGGGAGAGCTCGATCTCCGCCTCCCCGATCTCGGTGGCGGTCACCCGTGCGACCCGGCCGGCGAGGTCGAGCGTGATCGTCCCCGGTCCGGCGCCGACGTCGAGCAGCCGCTGCTCAGGCTCCAGGTGCGGCAGCAGGTAGGCAGCGGAATTCTCCGCCGTACGCCACCTGTGCGAGCGCAGGACCGACTCGTGATGGCCGTGGGTGTAGGTCGACATGCGCCGACTCTACGCGGGGAATCCCGCAAAGTGAGACGTGAATCTCGCTATGCGGTCATTCGCGGGAGCGAACGGCCGGCGCCGCCGAGGCGCCGTCGACCCCAGAGGACACCGCCCACGAGCCCACCGAGGAGCAGCGTGTTGAGCACGATCACCACACCGGTCTCGAACGGATCCGCACCGCCACCCGGCCGCGCGTCCTCGGGCGCCACCTCGCGACGGTCGAACCCGACCTGACCCTGGTCGGACGCCCTCAGCCCCTCGGCCGCCGCCGGCGCGGCCAACGCCGCGGCGGCGAAGACGAGGGCGACCGTCCCGGCGAGCAGAATCCGCAAGATGCGACTCATCATGCTTCCGAGGGTGCGCGCCGGCCCCGTCAGGAAGCCGACGCGCGCCGTCCCTACCGGCAACGACCCGGTGAACATTCAGAACCCGCCGTGCCGACCACTA
Coding sequences within:
- a CDS encoding class I SAM-dependent methyltransferase; translation: MSTYTHGHHESVLRSHRWRTAENSAAYLLPHLEPEQRLLDVGAGPGTITLDLAGRVARVTATEIGEAEIELSRQAAESGGATNVDFRVEDVHALSIENDAYDVVHAHQVLQHVADPVQALREMRRVTRPGGIVAVRDSDYAGFVWWPESTELTEWLRLYRDAARANGGEPDAGRRLVSWARAAGFADITATSSTWCFADPEDRAWWGGMWADRFTDSAVARQLVDSGDATTADLARIADGWRSWAAAEDGWFSVLHGEILARA
- a CDS encoding methionine ABC transporter permease: MLTALPTDTRLGELWPDIWQATGETLLMVALTMLIGGSLGLILGLGLYLTRKGGLYENVIVSFVLNVLVNFFRPIPFIIFIAAVQPAARLIVGTGIGTPAVVFSLVLAAMFGIARIVEQNLVSVPPGVIEAARAMGATRARIAATVVVPEAMAPVILGYTFAFVAVVDMSAVAGLIAGGGLGSFAQTFGYRQYDPAVTWVCVLILVGLVQVIQLLGNTLSARILRR
- a CDS encoding ATP-binding cassette domain-containing protein; the protein is MTHQGTGAVPLVRLRDVTKTYPAAKGRNEVHAVVDVDLDIAAGDVQAIVGYSGAGKSTLVRLLNGLEPATAGSIQVGGTELVGLRERQLRPIRLGIGMIFQQFNLFESRTVWGNLAYPLQIAGVAKAEQQRRISELLHFVGLPDKAHTYPRNLSGGQKQRVGIARALTTNPSLLLADEATSALDPETTHEVLRLLKRVNEEFGTTIVAITHEMEVVRELADHVAVMESGRIVESGPVYDVFSAPQQPVTRRFVGTVVDDEPSTDALAALRSRHPGRFVKVELREGGPRQTDIFAVLHERGIAFELVFGGIEEIQGATFGNLTLSLDGPATSVDEAVRELAALVPAKEL